The following coding sequences are from one Mycolicibacterium aichiense window:
- a CDS encoding LysR family transcriptional regulator: MDLRSLEYFVAVADELSFTRAAQRCHVTQPTISGQINALERELGEPLFDRDARTVALTDGGEILLPYARQCLAAAENAKAEFSARAGLLRGEFRIGTGGGVENTSIPMLLGALRKAHPGIDIHLTEATSTPLLDMVVQGRLHVAVIARPDGTLPATIASAPMFSGHLVAVFDPAVFTFAEPVTIAALSGHSVITYPASSALRSRLDTAIAESGADITVNYVANDVRLQVSFARQGVGVAISADSDPALQDCPDLAIRTLAPSVGFDKILVWRNDIEPAAATQAFFGVWKEFSTAARESA; encoded by the coding sequence ATGGACCTTCGCAGTCTGGAGTACTTCGTCGCGGTCGCCGACGAGCTCTCGTTCACCAGAGCAGCTCAACGCTGCCACGTAACGCAGCCGACCATCAGTGGCCAGATCAATGCTCTGGAGCGCGAGCTCGGCGAACCACTGTTCGACCGCGACGCCCGCACTGTGGCACTCACCGACGGCGGCGAGATCCTGCTGCCCTACGCCCGGCAATGCCTGGCGGCCGCCGAGAACGCCAAGGCGGAATTCTCCGCGCGCGCAGGCCTGCTGCGCGGCGAGTTCCGGATCGGCACCGGCGGCGGTGTGGAGAACACCTCGATCCCGATGCTGCTGGGCGCGTTGCGCAAGGCTCACCCGGGCATCGACATACACCTCACCGAAGCGACGAGTACGCCCCTACTGGACATGGTGGTTCAGGGCCGGCTGCACGTCGCGGTGATCGCCCGACCGGACGGCACCCTGCCGGCGACGATCGCGAGCGCCCCGATGTTCTCCGGTCACCTGGTAGCGGTCTTCGACCCGGCGGTGTTCACCTTCGCCGAACCGGTGACAATCGCCGCGCTGAGCGGCCATTCGGTGATCACCTACCCCGCGTCGAGTGCGCTGCGGTCACGCCTGGACACCGCCATCGCCGAAAGCGGAGCCGACATCACGGTCAACTACGTCGCCAATGACGTTCGGCTACAGGTCTCGTTCGCCCGCCAGGGTGTCGGCGTCGCAATCTCCGCAGATTCAGATCCCGCCCTGCAGGACTGCCCCGACCTTGCGATTCGCACCCTCGCCCCGAGCGTTGGCTTCGACAAAATCCTGGTGTGGCGCAACGACATCGAGCCCGCCGCCGCCACCCAGGCCTTCTTCGGCGTCTGGAAGGAATTCAGCACCGCGGCGCGCGAATCGGCCTGA
- a CDS encoding MaoC family dehydratase, translated as MPQSGFSVDNFTLVTPRTYGQLEVGEIFRAPSRTVTDAHASVFQAVSADNHPVHYDVEWARAHGHVAPVVHGLQVLAFTAPGATPFPHIIGEVFVSFESVSCRFLGEVHAGDTLYPQLEIISLSDAGELGRVTTAATVHNQRGELVLDGQHTYLLRR; from the coding sequence GTGCCGCAGTCCGGGTTCTCTGTCGACAACTTCACGCTGGTCACACCAAGAACGTACGGCCAGCTCGAGGTCGGCGAGATATTTCGCGCACCCAGCCGTACTGTCACCGACGCGCACGCCTCGGTGTTTCAGGCGGTCTCGGCGGACAACCATCCCGTGCACTACGACGTCGAGTGGGCCCGGGCGCACGGCCATGTCGCCCCGGTGGTGCACGGCCTTCAGGTGTTGGCGTTCACCGCCCCCGGCGCCACCCCCTTTCCCCACATCATCGGCGAGGTGTTCGTCAGCTTCGAGAGTGTGTCCTGTCGCTTCCTCGGCGAAGTCCACGCCGGTGACACGCTGTACCCGCAGCTCGAGATCATCTCGTTGTCCGACGCCGGTGAACTCGGCCGCGTGACCACCGCGGCGACCGTGCACAATCAGCGCGGTGAATTGGTGCTCGACGGTCAGCACACCTACCTGCTCCGGCGCTGA
- a CDS encoding flavin reductase family protein, which translates to MAAGDTHFYRPEDGHGLAHDPFNAIVGPRPIGWISTRSAEGIANLAPYSFFNAFSYTPPLIGFSSIGWKDTVANVEATGEFVWNLATRPLAEAMNLTSASKPATEDEFACSGLTPEPSRLVSAPRVGESPVNFECKLTQLIRLTGIDGQESQSWLVIGQVVGVHIDQKLLVDGVYDTAAAAPILRAGGPAAYAAITHDSMFSMTRPDDQQN; encoded by the coding sequence ATGGCCGCCGGCGACACACACTTCTACCGACCCGAGGACGGACACGGGCTTGCGCACGATCCGTTCAACGCGATCGTCGGGCCGCGCCCGATCGGCTGGATCTCCACCCGCAGCGCCGAAGGCATAGCCAACCTCGCGCCCTACAGTTTCTTCAACGCCTTCAGCTACACCCCGCCGTTGATCGGGTTCTCCTCGATCGGCTGGAAAGACACCGTGGCCAACGTCGAGGCAACTGGAGAGTTCGTCTGGAACCTGGCCACCCGCCCGCTGGCCGAGGCGATGAACCTGACATCGGCTTCTAAGCCCGCGACCGAGGACGAATTCGCCTGCAGCGGTTTGACACCCGAGCCGAGCCGTCTCGTCAGTGCTCCTCGGGTCGGCGAGAGTCCGGTGAACTTCGAATGCAAGCTGACCCAGTTGATCCGGCTGACCGGCATCGACGGGCAAGAGTCGCAGAGTTGGCTCGTCATCGGACAAGTCGTCGGCGTCCATATCGACCAAAAGCTCTTGGTCGACGGCGTCTACGACACCGCTGCCGCGGCGCCCATCCTGCGCGCGGGCGGGCCCGCCGCATACGCCGCGATCACCCACGATTCGATGTTCAGCATGACCAGACCTGACGACCAACAGAATTAG
- a CDS encoding alpha/beta fold hydrolase has protein sequence MPTITTDDGVEIYYKDWGTGQPIVFSHGWPLSSDDWDAQLMFFVNHGYRVVAHDRRGHGRSEQVSEGHDMDHYADDLAAVVTHLDLHGAVHIGHSTGGGEVVRYLARHGESRAAKAVLISSVPPLMVQTDANPGGLPKSVFDDFQLQVATRRSEFYREVAAGPFYGFNRDGVELSEAIVANWWRQGMTGGAKAHYDGVVAFSQTDFTEDLKGIGIPVLVMHGDDDQIVPYADAGPLSAALLPNGTLKTYAGFPHGMPTTHAETINADLLEFVRS, from the coding sequence ATGCCGACGATCACCACCGATGACGGCGTCGAGATCTACTACAAGGACTGGGGCACAGGGCAACCCATCGTGTTCAGCCACGGCTGGCCGCTGTCCTCCGACGACTGGGACGCGCAGCTGATGTTCTTCGTCAACCACGGTTATCGGGTGGTGGCTCACGACCGGCGCGGACACGGCCGCTCCGAGCAGGTCTCCGAAGGTCACGACATGGACCACTATGCCGACGACCTCGCCGCAGTCGTCACCCATCTCGATCTGCACGGCGCGGTGCACATCGGGCACTCCACCGGCGGCGGGGAAGTGGTGCGGTATCTGGCCCGCCACGGCGAAAGTCGCGCCGCCAAGGCCGTTTTGATCTCGTCGGTCCCGCCGTTGATGGTGCAAACCGACGCCAACCCCGGTGGCCTCCCGAAGTCGGTGTTCGACGACTTCCAGCTGCAGGTTGCGACCCGGCGTTCGGAGTTCTATCGCGAGGTGGCCGCCGGTCCGTTCTACGGATTCAACCGAGACGGAGTCGAACTCTCTGAAGCGATCGTCGCGAACTGGTGGCGCCAGGGCATGACCGGCGGAGCGAAGGCCCACTATGACGGCGTAGTGGCGTTCTCGCAGACGGATTTCACCGAAGACCTCAAGGGGATCGGAATCCCGGTCTTGGTGATGCACGGCGACGACGACCAGATCGTCCCCTACGCCGACGCGGGGCCGTTGTCGGCGGCGCTGCTGCCCAACGGCACGCTCAAGACGTATGCGGGCTTCCCGCACGGAATGCCCACCACCCACGCCGAGACGATCAACGCCGACCTGCTCGAGTTCGTCCGGTCCTGA
- a CDS encoding S9 family peptidase, protein MIRPAHISVDDFFKPPVRAAASISPDGTRVAYLAPWRDRLNIWVQGLNDGAEPRRVTADETRSVLHFSWTDDPRWLLYLQDAGGDENWHIMRVDLDDPEAQATDLTPFPGAMSAFELLPEKPGKALVHSNKRSPTQMDAYELDIASGELTLLAENPGDVVGWLASRRGDLFATKLNQGGDLEVLEWVGGSLRSIAHYDGKDYTMGIYPMVVTPDGGGIWMGSNEGTDRTRLVRLDVADGKQYAVDSHPRFDIDTCAQVWPGLPEPLIQSRATGELLGVRYLHERQVIQALDPHFADVLSALGKLSDGDIGALSCDNGGTRWIVSFTHDRDPGATYFYDHDTGDSRLLFRPFPHLDPEQLAPMLPVTIPSRDGLELHSYLTLPIGVEPRNLPLVLTVHGGPWARDRWMYNPGVQLLANRGYAVLQVNFRGSAGYGKAFQKAAIGEFAGKMHDDLIDGVEWAIEQGYANRERVAILGGSYGGYATLVGVTFTPDVFAAAIDYVGISDLSNFMRTLPEVARPHLANNWHLFVGNPDDPEELADMLARSPITKLDQITTPLLVIQGANDVRVVQAESDKLVEGLRARGVEVEYMVKEDEGHGFVNPNNTIDMWNAVDRFLEKHL, encoded by the coding sequence ATGATCAGACCTGCGCACATCTCCGTCGACGACTTCTTCAAGCCGCCCGTCCGTGCGGCCGCCTCGATCTCTCCGGACGGCACTCGCGTCGCCTATCTCGCACCGTGGCGCGACCGGCTCAACATCTGGGTGCAAGGTTTGAATGACGGCGCCGAACCGCGGCGCGTGACCGCCGACGAGACACGCAGCGTGCTGCACTTCTCCTGGACCGATGATCCGCGTTGGCTGCTGTACCTGCAAGACGCCGGCGGCGACGAGAACTGGCACATCATGCGCGTGGACCTCGACGATCCAGAGGCCCAAGCAACAGACCTCACCCCGTTCCCGGGCGCCATGTCGGCCTTTGAGCTCCTACCCGAGAAGCCGGGGAAGGCCCTGGTCCACTCCAACAAGCGCAGTCCGACGCAGATGGACGCCTACGAATTGGACATCGCGTCGGGCGAGCTGACACTGCTCGCCGAGAATCCCGGCGACGTCGTCGGGTGGTTGGCCAGCCGGCGTGGCGACCTGTTCGCCACCAAGCTGAACCAGGGCGGCGATCTCGAAGTCCTCGAGTGGGTCGGTGGATCGCTGCGCTCCATCGCTCACTACGACGGCAAGGACTACACCATGGGCATCTATCCCATGGTGGTGACCCCGGACGGCGGCGGGATCTGGATGGGCTCGAATGAGGGCACCGACCGCACCCGTCTGGTGCGGCTCGATGTGGCCGACGGCAAGCAGTACGCCGTCGACAGCCACCCGAGGTTCGACATCGACACCTGCGCCCAGGTCTGGCCGGGGTTACCCGAGCCGCTCATCCAGAGCCGCGCCACCGGCGAACTGCTCGGCGTGCGGTATCTCCATGAGCGTCAAGTCATTCAGGCTCTCGACCCGCACTTTGCCGACGTCCTGAGCGCGCTGGGAAAACTCTCCGACGGAGACATCGGGGCGCTGTCCTGCGACAACGGCGGGACCAGGTGGATCGTCAGCTTCACCCACGACCGCGATCCCGGCGCGACCTACTTCTACGACCACGACACCGGTGACAGTCGGCTGTTGTTCCGTCCGTTCCCACATCTCGATCCCGAGCAGCTCGCTCCGATGCTGCCGGTGACGATCCCCTCGCGCGACGGTCTGGAACTGCACTCCTACCTGACCCTGCCGATCGGAGTCGAGCCCAGGAACCTGCCCTTGGTGCTGACTGTGCACGGCGGGCCATGGGCGCGGGACAGGTGGATGTACAACCCCGGTGTTCAGCTGCTCGCCAATCGCGGATATGCCGTGCTGCAGGTCAACTTTCGAGGCTCGGCCGGCTACGGCAAGGCCTTCCAGAAAGCCGCGATCGGCGAGTTCGCAGGCAAGATGCACGACGACCTGATCGACGGCGTCGAGTGGGCGATCGAGCAGGGATATGCCAACCGCGAGCGGGTCGCAATCCTCGGCGGATCCTACGGCGGTTACGCAACACTCGTCGGCGTCACGTTCACTCCGGATGTCTTCGCCGCCGCGATCGACTACGTGGGCATTTCGGACCTGAGCAATTTCATGCGGACCCTGCCCGAAGTAGCCCGGCCGCACCTGGCCAACAACTGGCACCTTTTCGTCGGCAACCCCGACGATCCAGAGGAACTGGCCGACATGCTCGCTCGCTCACCGATCACCAAGCTGGACCAGATCACGACACCGCTGCTGGTTATCCAAGGCGCCAACGATGTTCGCGTCGTCCAGGCGGAATCCGACAAACTTGTCGAGGGTCTGCGTGCCCGCGGCGTCGAGGTCGAGTACATGGTGAAAGAGGACGAGGGCCACGGCTTCGTCAATCCGAACAACACGATCGACATGTGGAACGCCGTGGATCGATTCCTGGAGAAGCATCTGTGA
- a CDS encoding alpha/beta fold hydrolase → MPQPTVVLVHGAFADASTYAPVTKALLDEGISVLAPAVPNRSLLGDAREIRFVVEQLDGPVLLVGHSYGGAVITVAGAADNVVGLVYLAGYALDEGESLAELQGGFPDSELTAALVQTDVPASVAGEARVDVTVVPERFGPVIGADVDPELIATLAVSQRPLAAAAFVEAAPGAAWRSKRSWAVVAADDHAINPDVQRFGYQRAGATTMEINSSHLVTLSHPQEVAALISAALTEVTV, encoded by the coding sequence GTGCCCCAACCGACCGTTGTCCTGGTCCACGGCGCGTTCGCTGATGCGTCCACATATGCCCCGGTCACGAAAGCGTTGCTCGACGAGGGTATTTCGGTGCTGGCACCCGCAGTGCCCAATCGCAGCCTGCTCGGAGATGCCCGCGAGATCCGGTTTGTCGTCGAACAGCTCGACGGCCCCGTCCTGCTCGTCGGTCATTCCTATGGCGGTGCGGTGATCACGGTGGCCGGCGCCGCCGACAACGTCGTCGGTTTGGTGTATCTGGCCGGCTATGCCCTCGACGAAGGTGAGAGCCTGGCCGAACTCCAGGGCGGCTTCCCGGATTCGGAATTGACCGCCGCGCTGGTGCAGACCGATGTGCCCGCGTCGGTGGCCGGTGAAGCCCGCGTCGACGTCACGGTTGTGCCGGAGCGCTTCGGGCCGGTGATCGGTGCCGACGTCGACCCCGAACTGATTGCCACACTGGCGGTTTCGCAGCGACCGCTGGCCGCCGCTGCATTCGTCGAGGCGGCGCCAGGGGCCGCCTGGCGATCCAAGCGGTCCTGGGCCGTCGTCGCCGCCGATGACCACGCGATCAACCCCGACGTGCAGCGGTTCGGCTATCAACGTGCCGGTGCGACCACAATGGAGATCAACTCGTCACATCTGGTGACGCTCTCGCACCCACAGGAGGTCGCAGCATTGATCAGCGCGGCGCTCACCGAGGTCACTGTCTGA